Genomic window (Streptomyces sp. NBC_01431):
CGTGCTGCAGCCGGTGCCGAAGGAGTCGGGCGTGAAGAAGCCCGGCCAGTACATCACCCTGACGACCTGCACCCCGGTCTACACCTCGAAGTACCGCTACATCGTGTGGGGCGAGCTGGTGCGCACCGAAAAGGTCGACGCCAAGCGCACCCCGCCGGCCGAACTGCGCTAGCCCTCACGGGCGTTCGCTCCGGCTACGCATCCAGTGCCCCTACGCGACTGAGCCCCGGCCCCCGTGAGGGAGCCGGGGCTCAGTGCTGAGCGGGCGGCGGGCTAGGTCAGCGGTCCGCCGAAGATCGGGCCGCCGTTGCCGCCGCCGAGTGTGGTCAGCGTGATCGGCTGGTTCGGGTCGACCGTGGTACCCGAGCCGGGCGTGACGATCGCGACGCGCGCCTTCTCGTCGTTCGAACTGCCCTGTGAGAACTGGATGTTGCTGAAGCCCGCGTCGTTCAGCATCTGCGTGGCCTTCTTCACCGTCTGCCCGACCAGACCCTGAGGCACCTGCCCCTGCGTCTGGGGCGGCGTCTGCTGCGGGCCCTTGGAGACCTTCAGGACGATCTGGACGTCCTTGGCCTGGGGGGTGTTGCCGGCCGGGGTCATCGAGACGATCTGGTTGAGCGGCTTGTCGGAGTCCACGTCCTGGCGCGACACGTTCGTGAAGCCGAGGGCACTGAGCTGCTGGACCGCCGCGTTGTAGTCCGAACCCGTCACGTCGGGCAGCTTCGTGGTCTGCTTCTTGGCGATCGTGAGCGTGACCGTCGAGTTCTTCTCGGCCTGTGAACCACCCTGCGGATCCTGCGAGTCGACCGTGCCCGGCGTCGAGCTGGACTCGACCTCCTTGGTCTTCACCTGGAAGCCCTTGCTCTGGAGGAGCTGTGTCGCGCTGTCCTTGTCCTTCTGCGTGACGTCCGGAACCTCGATCTTGGGCGCGCCCGTGGACACGGTGACCGAGACGGTCTCGCCCTTCTTCATGTTGCCGTTGGCCGGGGTCTGGCTGCAGATGTTGCCCTTGGGCTGGTCCGCGCACGGCTCGTTCTTGGTCACGGACATCTTGACCCCGGCGTTGGTCGCCAGCTTCTCCGCGTCGCCCTGGCTGCTGCCGACGAGCTGGGGCACGCTCACCGAGGTGCTGTCGGCGCCGCCGTTGAAGACCGACTTGCCGATGAGGATCGCGCCGACGAGGACGAGGACGCCCGCCAGGACCAGCAGGATCGTCGAGGTGTGGGACTTCTTCTGGCGGCGCCGGTCGGGGCGGTCGTCGTAGCCGTAGCCGCCGTCGTCCGGATTGACCGGGGGCAGCATCGAGGTCTGGCCGGCCGGGTCGGTGGGCCGCAGCGCGGTGGTCGGCTGGTCGTTGCCGTAGCCGCTGTTGTAGCCGTCGTACCCGTTGCCGTAGCCGACCGCGCCGAGCGCGGCGGTCGCGGCGACCGGCTGGCCGTCGAGGTAGGCCTCGATGTCGGCGCGCATCTCGTCGGCCGACTGGTAGCGGTATTCGGGCTCCTTGACCAGCGCCTTGAGGACGATGGCGTCCATCTCGGGCGTGATCTCGGCGTCGAAGTTCGAGGGAGGCTGCGGCTCCTCGCGTACGTGCTGATAGGCGACCGCGACCGGCGAGTCCCCGACG
Coding sequences:
- the pknB gene encoding Stk1 family PASTA domain-containing Ser/Thr kinase, translating into MEEPRRLGGRYELGQVLGRGGMAEVYLAHDTRLGRTVAVKTLRADLARDPSFQARFRREAQSAASLNHPAIVAVYDTGEDYVDNVSIPYIVMEYVDGSTLRELLHSGRKLLPERTLEMTIGILQALEYSHRNGIVHRDIKPANVMLTRTGQVKVMDFGIARAMGDSGMTMTQTAAVIGTAQYLSPEQAKGEQVDARSDLYSTGCLLYELLTVRPPFVGDSPVAVAYQHVREEPQPPSNFDAEITPEMDAIVLKALVKEPEYRYQSADEMRADIEAYLDGQPVAATAALGAVGYGNGYDGYNSGYGNDQPTTALRPTDPAGQTSMLPPVNPDDGGYGYDDRPDRRRQKKSHTSTILLVLAGVLVLVGAILIGKSVFNGGADSTSVSVPQLVGSSQGDAEKLATNAGVKMSVTKNEPCADQPKGNICSQTPANGNMKKGETVSVTVSTGAPKIEVPDVTQKDKDSATQLLQSKGFQVKTKEVESSSTPGTVDSQDPQGGSQAEKNSTVTLTIAKKQTTKLPDVTGSDYNAAVQQLSALGFTNVSRQDVDSDKPLNQIVSMTPAGNTPQAKDVQIVLKVSKGPQQTPPQTQGQVPQGLVGQTVKKATQMLNDAGFSNIQFSQGSSNDEKARVAIVTPGSGTTVDPNQPITLTTLGGGNGGPIFGGPLT